The following coding sequences lie in one Pontibacter sp. G13 genomic window:
- a CDS encoding bifunctional oligoribonuclease/PAP phosphatase NrnA produces MKDTVALKELLATPKRIAITTHQKPDGDAMGSSLAMFHFLKKLGHTVKVVAPTDYPDFLKWLPGNSEVVVGPDDIDMAKWTFEGADIIFCLDFNALKRLQDFEHAVMDSMATKVMIDHHMEPEDFADLVFWDDKASSAAEMVYRVIEDLGELDKLDLAMAECIYTGVMTDTGSFRFTNTSPAVHRMVAHLMELGVDVNKAYDEVFCNSSPERFRFIGYCLNNCLHVLPELNTAYIKVDREVFRKFNIRSGDTEGLVNYALNMKGIYLGVLFTVQDDLVKMSFRSRGHVSASEFAGNFDGGGHFYAAGGRSKDTLENTEKRFLELLEAKKTELVAS; encoded by the coding sequence ATGAAGGACACGGTAGCATTAAAGGAGCTTTTGGCCACGCCAAAACGCATTGCGATCACGACGCACCAAAAGCCTGATGGAGACGCCATGGGATCATCCTTGGCCATGTTCCACTTTCTCAAGAAGTTGGGACACACTGTCAAGGTAGTGGCCCCTACGGATTATCCCGATTTCCTCAAATGGTTGCCCGGAAATTCCGAAGTTGTCGTTGGGCCAGATGATATCGACATGGCCAAATGGACATTCGAAGGAGCAGACATCATCTTCTGTCTAGATTTCAATGCACTCAAGCGTCTCCAAGATTTCGAGCACGCAGTCATGGATTCTATGGCCACCAAGGTGATGATCGATCACCACATGGAGCCGGAAGATTTTGCTGATTTGGTATTCTGGGACGACAAGGCCTCTTCCGCTGCGGAAATGGTCTACCGCGTCATCGAAGATCTCGGCGAATTAGACAAATTGGATCTGGCCATGGCCGAGTGTATCTACACAGGGGTGATGACCGATACGGGTTCATTCCGCTTCACCAACACTTCCCCTGCCGTTCACCGGATGGTGGCGCACCTGATGGAATTGGGCGTGGACGTCAACAAGGCCTATGATGAGGTATTCTGCAACTCCAGCCCTGAGCGATTCCGATTCATTGGATACTGCCTCAACAACTGCCTCCATGTCCTACCCGAATTGAATACTGCCTATATCAAGGTGGACCGCGAAGTATTCCGAAAGTTCAATATTCGATCCGGCGATACCGAAGGACTCGTCAATTATGCCCTGAACATGAAGGGAATCTATTTGGGCGTGTTGTTTACCGTGCAAGATGACCTCGTCAAGATGAGTTTCCGCAGCCGCGGCCATGTATCCGCCAGCGAATTTGCCGGCAATTTTGATGGTGGTGGTCACTTCTATGCTGCCGGAGGGCGGAGCAAAGACACCTTGGAGAACACAGAAAAGAGATTTTTGGAACTTCTTGAGGCAAAAAAGACCGAACTGGTTGCCTCTTGA
- the lipA gene encoding lipoyl synthase — MSIVATSALTAKNLPGDGPRPKWLRVKLPYGKSYADVRSLVDQNKLHTVCESARCPNMGECWGAGTATFMILGNTCTRSCSFCAVATGRPDELDIMEPYRVATAVKKMNVKHAVITSVNRDEQKDSGMNIWAETVRQIRRLCPETTMETLIPDVKGRWEMLDLFTELKPEIVSHNMETVKRLYRRVRPQARYNRSLEQIQRTKAAGCRTKSGFMVGLGETVEEVYELMEDLVKHDCDVLTIGQYLQPTKMHLPVHEFIHPELFEHYQKVGMEMGFNYVESGPLVRSSYHSERHL; from the coding sequence ATGTCTATAGTCGCAACATCTGCACTTACCGCCAAGAACTTGCCTGGAGATGGACCTCGCCCCAAGTGGCTGAGAGTTAAGTTGCCGTATGGCAAGAGCTATGCGGATGTTCGGTCTCTGGTAGATCAGAATAAACTACATACCGTGTGCGAAAGTGCTCGGTGCCCGAATATGGGAGAATGTTGGGGAGCCGGTACGGCTACCTTCATGATCTTGGGCAATACCTGTACCCGCTCTTGTTCTTTTTGTGCAGTCGCCACTGGCCGTCCTGACGAATTGGACATCATGGAGCCTTATCGCGTAGCCACCGCCGTCAAGAAGATGAACGTCAAACATGCCGTCATCACCTCTGTCAACCGCGATGAACAAAAGGATTCAGGGATGAATATCTGGGCCGAAACGGTACGCCAGATTCGCAGGCTTTGTCCGGAGACTACCATGGAGACCTTGATCCCAGACGTAAAAGGTCGTTGGGAAATGTTGGACCTCTTTACAGAGCTTAAGCCTGAGATTGTCTCTCACAACATGGAGACCGTGAAGCGTCTTTATCGCCGCGTTCGTCCACAAGCGAGATACAACCGAAGCCTAGAGCAGATCCAACGCACCAAGGCTGCTGGTTGCCGTACCAAGTCAGGATTTATGGTCGGTCTGGGTGAAACCGTCGAGGAAGTGTATGAATTGATGGAAGACTTGGTCAAGCACGATTGCGATGTGTTGACCATCGGCCAATACCTCCAGCCTACCAAGATGCACTTGCCCGTGCATGAGTTTATCCACCCTGAGCTATTTGAGCATTATCAAAAGGTCGGAATGGAAATGGGCTTCAATTACGTGGAATCTGGTCCTTTGGTACGCTCTAGCTATCATAGCGAGCGTCACCTATAG
- a CDS encoding T9SS type A sorting domain-containing protein — protein sequence MKKNLYAFFFLISFVWALNPVLAQYEWKNLGPDNFGGLVRSLAFDPSGNLLAGIQGGGLWTSSDEGLSWQRVESFDSYSRFNPNITSIAVDGNDIYVATGATRFYKPFAQTGLNRPATYDYREDAGTSKGNLDGLPGAGVFVSRDGGQTWSNENATAQGGTLNYSGPFTDIQKVFVASGKVFIATAEGLYVANDKNLGSVELVNGPDFLRENVVFDIEEAANNTIFVSAHQDGNIETDSLFISTDGGNTFETVLDDAIFGGGGQALGFNRTEIAVSPSDNNIVYVAGTQASGEINGIYRLDMSTNEWTVVGPKGSAEFPPLSNGGRDAFVMSVFPDNPSEMIVAGRSWWTLDEEIGWTSNVTTANPTSERYLPANIYCVLFDPNDSQKFFVGTSSRVMRSTDRGNSFQSRHKGLESTVTYSVSAVGSTVNDRQEADNSIVTTQTDAVITGTLTNGVLFNKFYNANTPARQGFGQVYTVNKGRIAMSSLRPGGVIAQGTDGGLMRSLDFGATFERFYGAAISPQVTNLFVATGDSTNLFIDRSSASVEGGGLFNNPTPAQSVWALDEYLPAELMDREDLTADSLDKYAPSYIFFCSQEYVWLVNGAFESNLGKWNRLTASLVDGFDEYFTAMAVSGDENHNVFVATNKGKIWRLEGAHDLTTFDAIESITRIDNTPQSNLLALAGRTITDMAIDPLNPSRLVLTYGGYGGNPGSNTLVMITDSANNEAPTFGSIILRNNPDNFQREVTHTAEFGIRLVESNGVVTEESELFIGTEAHAYVLRGLDPEYVNLGGFEAPFYTQESDLSESNHWEELVLEEGTSAAAGVPVYDIFVRNLVSTVNTGVDELDGNDQILFDRDQTVYIATHGRGIWSTAALNETFRKGSDNEEIVEEEQLINLYPNPSEGIFSVSVVLDEVADVDLMMYGVDGRMVWSQRQTLKAGDHKLSVDAGNLSTGVYLMNVIIKGDEINQIKTLKAVITR from the coding sequence ATGAAAAAAAATCTTTACGCTTTCTTTTTTCTCATTTCGTTTGTGTGGGCGCTCAACCCGGTATTAGCGCAATACGAATGGAAAAATTTGGGTCCTGACAACTTCGGCGGATTGGTTCGGAGCTTGGCATTTGACCCGAGCGGCAATCTGCTCGCCGGCATTCAGGGTGGTGGTCTCTGGACCAGCTCTGACGAGGGACTTTCTTGGCAACGTGTAGAATCCTTCGACAGCTATTCTAGATTCAACCCGAATATCACCTCTATCGCGGTCGATGGCAATGACATCTACGTTGCGACTGGTGCTACCCGATTCTACAAGCCTTTCGCGCAGACTGGCCTCAACCGCCCTGCCACTTATGATTACCGCGAAGATGCAGGTACCTCCAAAGGTAACCTCGATGGTCTTCCAGGTGCAGGGGTTTTCGTTTCTCGTGATGGCGGCCAAACTTGGTCCAACGAAAACGCAACTGCTCAAGGAGGTACTTTGAATTACTCCGGCCCTTTTACGGATATCCAAAAGGTGTTCGTGGCTAGTGGCAAAGTATTCATCGCTACCGCAGAAGGACTCTACGTAGCTAATGACAAAAATCTTGGATCAGTAGAATTGGTAAACGGCCCTGATTTCCTCCGCGAAAATGTCGTCTTTGACATTGAGGAAGCTGCCAACAATACCATCTTCGTTTCTGCTCACCAAGACGGAAATATCGAGACGGACTCTCTCTTTATTTCCACTGACGGAGGAAATACCTTCGAAACTGTATTGGACGACGCCATCTTTGGTGGTGGTGGCCAAGCACTCGGTTTCAACCGTACCGAGATCGCAGTTTCTCCTTCCGACAACAACATCGTGTATGTTGCAGGTACGCAGGCAAGTGGCGAAATCAACGGGATCTATCGCCTAGACATGAGCACCAATGAGTGGACTGTAGTCGGACCTAAAGGTTCTGCTGAATTCCCTCCGCTTAGCAATGGCGGACGCGATGCGTTTGTCATGAGCGTCTTCCCAGACAACCCAAGCGAAATGATCGTTGCGGGAAGGAGCTGGTGGACATTGGATGAAGAGATCGGATGGACCAGCAATGTCACTACTGCTAACCCTACTAGTGAACGTTATTTGCCAGCCAACATTTACTGCGTACTCTTCGATCCAAATGACTCCCAGAAATTCTTCGTAGGGACTAGCTCACGTGTGATGCGTTCTACGGATCGTGGTAACTCCTTCCAGTCACGCCATAAGGGCTTGGAAAGCACAGTTACATACAGTGTTTCAGCAGTTGGATCTACTGTAAATGATCGCCAAGAAGCTGACAACTCTATCGTCACTACCCAGACTGATGCTGTAATCACCGGTACTTTGACCAATGGAGTGCTCTTCAATAAATTCTACAATGCGAATACCCCGGCCCGCCAAGGCTTTGGTCAGGTTTACACTGTAAACAAAGGTCGTATCGCAATGTCTAGCCTTCGCCCAGGTGGCGTGATCGCCCAAGGGACTGACGGTGGTCTGATGCGTTCTTTGGACTTCGGTGCCACTTTCGAAAGATTCTACGGTGCTGCGATTTCTCCTCAGGTTACCAACTTGTTTGTTGCTACAGGAGACTCTACCAACCTGTTCATCGACCGTTCTTCTGCGAGCGTTGAAGGTGGTGGATTGTTCAACAACCCAACTCCTGCTCAGTCAGTATGGGCTTTGGACGAATATCTTCCTGCTGAGTTGATGGACCGCGAGGATTTGACGGCCGATTCTTTGGACAAATACGCGCCTAGCTACATCTTCTTCTGTTCTCAGGAATATGTGTGGTTGGTGAACGGTGCTTTCGAATCCAACTTGGGTAAATGGAACCGCCTGACGGCTTCTTTGGTAGATGGATTCGATGAGTACTTCACTGCCATGGCTGTTTCCGGAGACGAAAATCACAACGTATTCGTAGCGACCAACAAAGGAAAAATCTGGAGATTGGAAGGTGCGCATGACTTGACCACTTTCGACGCGATCGAAAGCATCACGCGTATCGACAACACGCCTCAAAGTAACTTGCTGGCATTGGCTGGGCGTACGATCACCGATATGGCGATCGATCCATTGAACCCAAGCCGTCTAGTATTGACTTACGGTGGATACGGTGGCAACCCAGGTTCCAACACCTTGGTGATGATCACTGACAGCGCCAATAATGAAGCGCCTACTTTCGGTTCTATCATTCTTCGCAACAACCCTGACAACTTCCAGCGAGAAGTGACACACACTGCAGAATTTGGTATCCGCTTGGTGGAGTCCAATGGGGTAGTTACCGAAGAAAGCGAGTTGTTCATCGGTACGGAAGCGCACGCTTATGTCCTTCGCGGCCTTGATCCTGAGTATGTAAACTTGGGAGGCTTTGAAGCTCCTTTCTATACGCAGGAATCTGATCTTAGCGAGTCCAATCACTGGGAAGAGCTTGTGCTGGAAGAAGGAACTTCTGCTGCTGCTGGCGTTCCCGTGTACGACATCTTCGTGAGAAACTTGGTTTCTACCGTGAACACAGGTGTTGATGAGTTGGATGGAAACGATCAAATCCTTTTCGATCGTGATCAGACCGTTTACATTGCGACTCATGGTCGTGGAATCTGGTCTACCGCTGCATTGAACGAGACCTTCCGTAAGGGCAGCGACAACGAGGAAATCGTAGAAGAAGAGCAACTGATCAATCTTTATCCTAACCCATCTGAAGGGATCTTCTCCGTATCAGTGGTATTGGATGAGGTAGCTGATGTAGATCTCATGATGTATGGAGTGGACGGCAGAATGGTTTGGTCTCAGCGCCAGACACTCAAAGCTGGCGACCACAAACTCAGCGTAGATGCAGGAAACTTGTCTACTGGAGTTTACTTGATGAATGTCATCATCAAAGGTGATGAAATCAACCAAATCAAGACGCTCAAGGCTGTTATTACTCGATAA
- a CDS encoding histidine phosphatase family protein: MMDIKTLVLCRHAKSDWPTGVSDIKRPLKDRGIQDATQLANLLASQGFRPDMIMSSPAVRAHETAKIFSNTLKVTNEITLEPRIYHDGLEGLYKTIHHLPAEAHTVMMFGHNPTMEDMVTELLGSDAPFELPTCALVCLETYVTQWSRLDTSNLKLRWLLVPRFKRKPRV; the protein is encoded by the coding sequence ATGATGGACATCAAAACGCTGGTACTTTGCCGGCATGCTAAGTCTGATTGGCCTACGGGGGTTTCCGATATCAAACGACCACTCAAGGATCGTGGAATCCAAGACGCCACTCAATTGGCCAACTTGCTCGCTTCTCAAGGATTTCGACCAGATATGATCATGAGCTCCCCAGCCGTTAGAGCCCATGAAACCGCTAAGATTTTCTCAAATACACTGAAGGTGACAAATGAAATTACCCTTGAGCCCAGGATTTACCACGATGGGCTGGAGGGACTATACAAAACAATCCATCATTTGCCAGCCGAGGCTCATACTGTCATGATGTTTGGGCATAACCCCACGATGGAAGATATGGTGACTGAGCTCCTTGGCTCAGATGCGCCTTTTGAGCTGCCTACCTGCGCCTTGGTATGCCTAGAGACATATGTCACTCAATGGAGTCGTTTAGATACTTCTAACTTGAAGCTCAGGTGGTTACTGGTTCCGAGATTCAAGCGAAAGCCTAGGGTTTAG
- the lpxK gene encoding tetraacyldisaccharide 4'-kinase: MQPNKWLSPLGWLYGAIMEIRNARYDRQSPPPYRAAIPVISVGNISAGGTGKTPFAEWLIDMLIQAGKRPAYLSRGYGRNTRGFFWVNGNSSVQEVGDEALQVATKFSQITVAVCESRTEGLKRLEEHGQIDLVILDDAFQHRKVARDLDLIMIDANRLPIHDRVIPAGYLRERIAGILRADAIVVNKVQNPSDVLNIQNQLSGFEKPMAFTRPSLSQLFPVSGASPIQISDLKTQPVGLFAGLGNNEAFFQQISAFDLSVEIKQGFADHHPYTESDIKALLSQSEINWITTEKDYQRLKSQPWFEKFSEHSIWYAPMKLEFLTGKQTIWELVSQLFS, translated from the coding sequence ATGCAACCCAACAAATGGCTTTCTCCCCTTGGTTGGTTGTATGGGGCCATCATGGAAATCCGAAATGCCCGATATGACCGCCAATCCCCTCCCCCGTATCGGGCGGCAATCCCGGTCATTTCCGTAGGCAATATCTCCGCAGGCGGAACGGGCAAAACCCCATTCGCAGAATGGCTGATCGACATGCTCATTCAAGCGGGTAAACGACCTGCCTATCTGAGCAGGGGATATGGTAGAAATACGCGTGGCTTTTTTTGGGTAAATGGGAACAGCTCTGTTCAGGAGGTGGGAGATGAAGCACTTCAGGTCGCTACAAAGTTTTCCCAAATTACAGTGGCAGTATGCGAATCCAGAACTGAAGGGCTCAAACGACTAGAGGAACATGGTCAAATCGACCTAGTCATTTTGGATGATGCATTCCAGCATCGGAAGGTCGCTAGAGATTTGGATTTGATTATGATCGACGCGAATCGTCTACCCATCCATGATCGGGTGATTCCTGCGGGTTATCTGAGGGAGCGAATTGCAGGGATTCTGCGAGCAGATGCCATAGTAGTCAACAAGGTTCAAAACCCTTCAGATGTTCTCAATATTCAGAATCAGCTTTCTGGATTTGAGAAGCCTATGGCATTTACTCGCCCTTCGCTTTCGCAGCTTTTTCCAGTCTCCGGAGCCTCTCCCATCCAGATATCCGATCTAAAAACCCAGCCAGTAGGCCTTTTTGCTGGACTAGGGAACAATGAGGCATTCTTTCAGCAGATTTCCGCTTTTGATTTATCTGTTGAGATCAAACAGGGATTTGCAGATCATCATCCTTACACTGAATCGGATATCAAGGCCTTACTTTCTCAGTCCGAGATCAATTGGATCACTACAGAGAAAGACTATCAACGCCTGAAATCTCAGCCTTGGTTTGAGAAGTTCTCAGAACATTCCATTTGGTACGCACCTATGAAATTGGAATTCCTCACAGGCAAACAGACAATTTGGGAATTGGTCTCCCAGCTATTCTCCTAA
- the htpG gene encoding molecular chaperone HtpG: MEKGTISVSTENIFPIIKKYLYSDHEIFLRELVSNAVDASQKMKHLSSLGEFTGELGDLKVTVSIDKENKTLTISDMGIGMTADEMKKYLNQVAFSGAEEFIKKFKEAGEAADIIGKFGLGFYSAFMVSDLVEVVSKSYQEGAEAVKWTCDGTTTYTIDSAERESRGTDIILHINEESQEFLESARIRTILEKYAKFLPIPVEFEGESLTNPNPAWKKSPSELTDEDYISFFKELYPYDEDPLFWIHLNVDYPFTLTGILYFPKIRQDIDPRKSKIQLYARQVFITDEVGEIVPDYLMLLQGVIDSPDIPLNVSRSYLQSDGNVKKISNYITKKVADKLLEIYRDDRGTFEEKWNDISVFVKYGMLTDEKFYDKAIEFSLLQNMDGNFFNLEEYRAKIQENQTDKQEQTVFLYTTDENSQDFYIRSAQAKGYDVLKMEGIVDSHYIGLLERKNDKDRWIRVDSDTVDKLIVKEDAETSEDGLVLTEDQESKIKESFVRVADDTNKMIQLERLGADQLPVMITRPEFMRRMRDMAATQQASGMDAFPDSLNVIVNSQHPLVVSMVDSDQPDEMAKQLMDLALLSQNMLTGKALTDFIHRSVDMLEKK, encoded by the coding sequence ATGGAAAAAGGAACGATTTCAGTCAGTACCGAAAATATTTTTCCCATTATCAAGAAGTATCTCTACTCTGATCACGAGATCTTCTTGCGGGAATTGGTGTCCAACGCTGTGGATGCCTCTCAAAAAATGAAACACCTCTCCTCTCTGGGAGAGTTTACCGGAGAATTGGGCGACCTCAAGGTGACCGTTTCCATCGACAAGGAAAACAAGACCTTGACCATCTCTGATATGGGTATCGGGATGACAGCCGATGAGATGAAGAAATATCTCAATCAGGTTGCCTTCTCTGGTGCAGAAGAATTCATCAAGAAATTCAAGGAAGCTGGCGAAGCTGCCGATATCATCGGTAAGTTCGGTCTCGGCTTCTATTCCGCTTTTATGGTGTCTGATTTGGTCGAAGTAGTATCCAAATCCTACCAAGAGGGCGCTGAGGCTGTGAAGTGGACCTGTGATGGAACGACTACCTATACCATTGATTCCGCGGAGCGCGAATCTAGAGGTACCGACATTATCCTTCACATCAATGAGGAAAGCCAGGAGTTTCTGGAGTCAGCCAGAATTCGTACCATCCTCGAGAAGTACGCCAAGTTTCTCCCAATCCCTGTGGAGTTTGAAGGGGAATCTCTGACCAATCCCAATCCAGCTTGGAAGAAATCTCCTTCTGAACTGACCGATGAGGATTACATCTCTTTCTTCAAGGAGCTTTATCCTTACGATGAAGACCCACTCTTCTGGATTCACTTGAACGTGGATTATCCATTTACCCTGACCGGTATCCTGTATTTCCCAAAAATCAGACAGGATATCGATCCGCGTAAGAGCAAAATTCAATTGTATGCACGTCAGGTTTTCATCACTGATGAGGTCGGCGAGATTGTGCCTGACTATCTGATGTTGCTGCAAGGGGTGATCGATTCTCCGGATATTCCTTTGAACGTTTCCCGAAGCTATCTCCAGTCTGATGGCAACGTCAAAAAGATCAGCAACTACATCACCAAGAAGGTGGCTGACAAGCTCTTGGAAATCTATCGAGATGACCGTGGGACTTTCGAGGAAAAATGGAATGACATCTCTGTATTCGTCAAATACGGGATGTTGACAGATGAGAAATTCTACGACAAGGCGATCGAATTCAGCTTGTTGCAGAATATGGATGGGAACTTCTTCAACTTGGAAGAGTACCGTGCAAAAATTCAGGAAAACCAGACGGACAAGCAGGAGCAAACGGTTTTCCTATATACCACCGATGAAAACTCCCAAGACTTCTACATCCGTTCTGCGCAAGCCAAAGGGTATGATGTCTTGAAAATGGAAGGCATCGTAGATAGCCACTACATCGGATTGCTAGAGCGCAAGAATGACAAGGATCGTTGGATTCGGGTGGATTCCGACACGGTAGACAAGTTGATCGTCAAGGAAGACGCTGAAACATCTGAAGATGGTCTCGTTTTGACTGAGGATCAGGAATCCAAAATCAAGGAATCCTTTGTGCGGGTAGCGGACGACACCAATAAGATGATCCAGCTGGAACGCTTAGGGGCTGATCAGCTTCCTGTGATGATCACTCGTCCAGAATTCATGCGCCGGATGCGCGATATGGCAGCAACTCAACAAGCGAGCGGTATGGATGCATTCCCCGACTCCTTGAACGTCATTGTCAATTCTCAGCACCCGCTGGTAGTGAGCATGGTCGATAGCGATCAGCCTGACGAAATGGCTAAGCAGTTGATGGATCTTGCTCTGCTGTCCCAGAATATGTTGACTGGAAAGGCATTGACCGACTTTATCCACCGAAGCGTGGATATGTTGGAGAAGAAGTAG
- a CDS encoding oligosaccharide flippase family protein, with protein sequence MGIVRRQSIINLGVNGFGAALGLFNKIFLMVWWLDFSQIGLIELLISYMVLGAQFSQIGAPRIVIRFLPYFDLDDDRRRAFYNFVFLIFVVGIGLAFLLFNLIMPWVVEKGMSKSPLFSEHYLYIFPLLVAFAGYNCLSAFYNVKLNSVLPVFLHQVVWRLSITVLLVLHYLEVLTFDQFLIGFVASHFIMPVVLLWKLEGRVKGIWDGKFPVLKGRIRKILLNFGSYSALSGISHLLLTKMDIIMVGWLLGESEAAPYGIGFALAIYVGLIGKSSLGISLGLVSTHMKNKAYDKVDQLYKKHSLNNLLGSFLLLILLWAGIESLVEYEPDKYGPAKWVGIWLGVSALINTSVYLCRPILSNSTQFRLDLILGFLMIFVGIFFNLWLIPIYGVTGAAIATCCVFIIVNIVGMIILWAKFKIQPFTVATLKTVILGLAVLGLSLIVPRLEQPFVDLIVRSFCVLVVYGGLVYALGISPDLNQLIKSQYQKVSRTLLSKK encoded by the coding sequence ATGGGCATAGTTAGGAGGCAGAGCATCATCAATCTGGGGGTAAATGGATTTGGAGCAGCCTTGGGGCTTTTCAATAAAATTTTCCTGATGGTCTGGTGGCTGGATTTTTCCCAGATCGGTTTGATTGAGCTGTTGATTTCATACATGGTTTTGGGAGCCCAGTTTTCTCAGATAGGCGCTCCAAGAATTGTGATTCGATTTTTGCCCTATTTCGATTTAGATGATGATCGACGGCGGGCTTTTTACAATTTCGTATTCCTCATCTTTGTGGTAGGCATTGGGTTGGCATTTCTGCTATTCAATCTGATCATGCCTTGGGTCGTGGAAAAGGGCATGAGTAAATCTCCGCTCTTTTCTGAGCACTATCTCTATATTTTCCCGCTTTTAGTGGCTTTTGCTGGCTACAATTGCCTTTCGGCCTTTTACAATGTCAAGCTCAATTCCGTTTTGCCTGTATTTCTCCATCAGGTGGTTTGGCGGTTGAGTATCACCGTTTTGTTGGTGCTTCACTATTTGGAGGTACTTACATTCGACCAGTTCCTGATTGGATTTGTCGCCTCGCATTTTATCATGCCGGTTGTACTTCTCTGGAAACTCGAAGGCCGGGTAAAGGGAATTTGGGATGGCAAGTTCCCGGTCCTGAAAGGGCGTATCAGAAAGATCCTATTGAATTTTGGGAGCTATTCGGCTTTGAGCGGAATCAGTCACTTGTTGTTGACCAAGATGGATATCATTATGGTCGGCTGGCTTCTGGGAGAGTCGGAAGCTGCTCCATATGGAATTGGCTTCGCGTTGGCGATCTATGTCGGATTGATAGGAAAATCTTCTTTGGGAATTTCTTTGGGGCTGGTGTCTACCCACATGAAGAACAAGGCATACGACAAAGTTGATCAGTTATACAAAAAGCATTCACTCAATAATCTTTTGGGAAGCTTTCTTCTCCTGATCCTATTGTGGGCAGGAATTGAGAGCCTCGTCGAATATGAACCCGATAAATATGGCCCCGCAAAATGGGTCGGGATTTGGTTGGGAGTAAGTGCCTTGATCAATACCTCTGTCTACTTGTGTAGACCGATTCTTTCCAATTCCACTCAATTCCGGTTAGATCTTATTCTGGGGTTTTTGATGATCTTTGTCGGAATCTTCTTCAACCTGTGGCTCATCCCAATCTATGGAGTGACAGGAGCGGCTATTGCAACCTGTTGTGTATTCATCATCGTCAATATTGTGGGGATGATCATTCTTTGGGCAAAATTTAAGATCCAGCCTTTCACGGTGGCTACGTTAAAAACGGTGATCCTAGGACTCGCTGTATTGGGGCTTTCTCTGATAGTGCCTCGACTGGAGCAGCCATTTGTTGACCTGATTGTCAGGTCTTTCTGTGTACTGGTGGTTTATGGAGGTTTGGTTTATGCACTGGGAATCTCTCCAGATCTCAACCAACTCATAAAGTCTCAGTATCAAAAAGTTAGCAGAACATTACTTTCCAAAAAGTAA
- a CDS encoding SIS domain-containing protein, whose translation MENLKERLDAPIADGHAFWDTYLTAFKDALDRVEVSDASGQISYGQSLETVQEWLETLKTHNRKILIIGNGGSAGVASHLAVDFWKNGKIKALAFNDSSLLTCVANDYNYEEVFAVPIEQFADEGDLLICISSSGGSANIIKGAEAAKAKGCQVITCSGFKPTNNLRKLGDLNYFVPSEAYGIVESIHQFLIHSFLDVRLTVKDEVNIFRSNKPYNS comes from the coding sequence ATGGAAAATCTGAAAGAGAGACTAGACGCGCCTATTGCCGATGGCCACGCGTTTTGGGATACATATCTGACTGCCTTCAAGGATGCTTTGGACCGTGTCGAGGTATCTGATGCTTCTGGCCAGATTTCCTATGGACAGTCCCTGGAGACCGTACAAGAGTGGTTGGAAACATTGAAAACCCACAACCGAAAAATTCTGATTATCGGAAATGGGGGGAGTGCTGGAGTCGCAAGCCATTTGGCGGTCGACTTCTGGAAAAACGGCAAAATCAAAGCATTGGCTTTCAATGACAGCTCCTTGCTGACTTGTGTGGCCAACGACTATAATTATGAGGAAGTTTTTGCAGTTCCGATCGAGCAATTTGCCGACGAGGGAGATCTGCTGATTTGCATCAGTAGTTCTGGTGGATCTGCGAATATCATCAAAGGCGCCGAAGCTGCGAAAGCCAAAGGTTGCCAAGTGATCACTTGCTCAGGATTCAAGCCTACCAATAACCTGCGCAAGCTCGGAGATCTGAATTACTTCGTTCCTTCTGAAGCGTATGGAATTGTGGAATCCATTCACCAATTCTTGATTCACTCCTTCTTGGATGTGAGATTGACAGTGAAGGATGAAGTCAATATCTTCAGAAGCAACAAGCCATACAATTCCTGA